From Mobula hypostoma chromosome 8, sMobHyp1.1, whole genome shotgun sequence, the proteins below share one genomic window:
- the ykt6 gene encoding synaptobrevin homolog YKT6 has translation MKLYSLSVLYKGATKVNLLKAAYDVSSFSFFQRSSVQEFMTFTSQLIVERSEKGNRAAVKEQDYLCHVYIRNDSLAGVVIADSEYPSRVCFTLLDKVLDDFSKQVDSIDWPGGNPNTIHYTGLDAQLARYQNPREADAMTKVQAELDETKVILHSTMESLLERGEKLDDLVSKSEVLGTQSKAFYKTARKQNSCCEIM, from the exons ATGAAGTTATACAGCCTGAGTGTATTGTACAAAGGCGCCACAAAGGTTAACCTTCTCAAAGCTGCATATGATGTCTCGTCCTTCAGTTTCTTCCAGCGATCCAG TGTCCAGGAGTTCATGACATTCACAAGTCAACTAATTGTGGAACGGTCGGAGAAAGGAAACCGGGCTGCAGTGAAGGAGCAAG actACTTGTGTCATGTCTACATTCGCAATGATTCACTGGCAGGGGTGGTTATTGCAGACAGCGAATATCCATCAAGAGTTTGCTTCACACTACTCGATAAG GTACTAGATGACTTCTCCAAGCAGGTGGACAGTATAGACTGGCCGGGGGGAAATCCAAACACTATTCACTACACAGGACTGGATGCTCAGCTGGCTCGCTATCAG AACCCTCGAGAAGCCGATGCAATGACTAAAGTACAAGCGGAACTGGATGAGACCAAAGTCATCTTG CATAGCACAATGGAGTCTCTGCTAGAACGAGGAGAGAAACTAGATGATCTGGTGTCAAAATCAGAAGTTTTAGGCACACAATCAAAAGCTTTCTACAAAACG GCTCGGAAACAGAACTCCTGCTGTGAGATCATGTGA